The following proteins come from a genomic window of Microtus ochrogaster isolate Prairie Vole_2 chromosome 7, MicOch1.0, whole genome shotgun sequence:
- the Pimreg gene encoding protein PIMREG: MASQWQGMTASMRRRSLLKEEHLEKGVTRSAEGHLGSLCRQFQRRLPLRAVSLNLGTGPSWKRLETPEPEQQGLQGAARSAKCALGAMSQRIQESCQSGTKWLMGRQVKVRRKREAQKDRGSPTPSLNQKNTRLCRANRDARVGGNPRLSGQMGSHGHRRQRLRREAALRSPCSSTEPLCSPSESDSDLEPVGAGIQHLQKLSQKLDKAIKAEESGDMTVSLICE; the protein is encoded by the exons ATGGCGTCTCAGTGGCAGGGCATGACGGCCTCGATGCGCAGACGATCGCTCCTAAAGGAGGAACATCTAGAGAAGGGGGTGACCCGGTCTGCTGAGGGCCATCTGGGCTCCCTGTGCAGACAGTTTCAAAGGAGGCTGCCACTGAGAGCCGTCAGCCTCAACCTGGGGACTGGCCCCTCCTGGAAACGCCTGGAAACTCCAGAACCAGAGCAGCAGGGTCTTCAGGGTGCAGCTCGCTCAGCCAAATGCGCCTTGGGTGCTATGTCCCAG AGAATCCAGGAGTCGTGCCAAAGCGGCACCAAGTGGCTGATGGGAAGACAGGTGAAAGTGAGGAGAAAACGAGAAGCCCAGAAGGACCGTGGGTCCCCAACACCCAGTCTGAACCAGAAGAACACTCGGCTATGCAGGGCCAACCGGGATGCCAGAGTTGGGGGAAATCCTCGCCTCTCTGGCCAGATGGGTTCACACGGCCATCGACGCCAGCGGCTAAGGAGGGAGGCTGCCCTCCGGAGCCCCTGCTCCTCCACAGAacctctctgctctcccag TGAGTCTGACAGTGACCTAGAGCCTGTGGGAGCTGGAATCCAGCATCTTCAGAAGCTGTCCCAAAAGCTGGACAAAGCCATCAAGGCTGAAGAGAG TGGTGACATGACTGTCTCCCTTATCTGTGAATGA